DNA from Kogia breviceps isolate mKogBre1 chromosome 3, mKogBre1 haplotype 1, whole genome shotgun sequence:
gttactgttgatttctccttttatggctgttagcatttgccttatgtattgaggtgctcctatgtggggtgcataaatatttataattgttgttttcttcttggactgatcccttaatcattatgtagtgtccttccttatctcttgtaacagtcattattttaaagtctatttcatctgatgcgagtattgctactccagctttcttttgatttccatttgatggaatatcttcttccatcccttcactttcagtctgtatgtgtcactaggtctgaagtgggtttcttatagacagcattatataagggtcttatttttgtatccattcagccactctgtcttttggttggagcacttaatccatttacattcaaggtgattatcaatatgtatgtttctattaccattttcttaattgatttgggtttgtttttgtgggtctttttcttcttgtgtttcctgcttagagaagttcctttagcatttgttgtaaagctggtttggtggtgctgaattcttgagcctttgcttttctgtaaagcttttgatttctccgttgagtctgaatgagatccttgccaggtaggtttttccctttcatcattttattttatttttatttattgttttgtgtgtgtggtacacaggcctcactgttgtggcctctcccattgcggagcacagggtctggacgcacaggctcagtggccagggctcaggggcccagccactctgtggcatgtgggatcttcctggaccagggcatgaacccgtgtcccctgcattggcaggcggattctcaaccactgcgccaccagggaagccccctttcatcattttaaatatgtcctgccactcacttctggcttgcagagtttctgctgaaagatcagctgttaaccttatggggattcccttgtatgttatttgttgcttttcccttgctgcttttaatgtattttctttgtatttaatttttgatagtttgattaatatgtgtctcggtgtttttctctttgggtttatcctgtatgggactctctgcacttcctggacttcattatttcctttcccatgttacagaagttttctactataatctcctcaaatattttctcagaccctttctctttctgttcttcttctgggactcctataatttgaatgttggtgcatttaatgttgtcccagacgtctctgagactgtcctcaattcttttcatttttaaaaatttattctgctccccagcagttatttccaccattttatcttccagctcacttatccgtttttctgcctcagttattctgctattgagtccttctagagtatttttaatttcagttactgtgtggttcatcactgtttgctctttcattcttcttcttttttttttttttttgcggtacatgggcctctcactgctgtggcctctcccgttgaggagcacaggctctggacgcgcaggctcagtggccatggctcacgggcccagccgctccgcagcatgtgggatcttcctggaccggggcacgaacccgtgtcccctgcatcggcaggcggactctcaaccactgcgccagcagggaagccctctttcattCTTCTTGATCCTTGTTAagcgtttcttgtattttctccattctgtttccaagattttggatcatctttactatcattactctgaattctttttcaggtaggtcgcctatttcatcttcatttatttggtcttgtaggtttttaccttgctccttcatctttgacttttctttttgtcatttcattttatttttttgatgggtggggctgtattcctgtcttactggttgtttggcctgaggcatccagcactggagtttgcaggcagttgggcagggccaggtcttggtgccaagatgaagaactctgggaggcctcactccaattaATATTCCTTGGGGTCTGAGGTCTCTGTTAGTCCATCAGTTTGGACTTGGTGCTCCCAAAACAGGAACTCGGGCCCAACCTCCGGCCtgggaacaaagatcctgcaagccgcatggcacagcaaaaaaaaaaaaaaaaaaaaaaaaaaaaggaaaacaaggagcagtacaataacaataaaaaataaaattagaaagataaaaaatattattaggaaaaataaaaatataattgaaacaacagcaacaaggtaaaacaaaaccacaaaaagggcttccctggtggcacagtggttgagggtacacctgccgatacaggggacacaggtttgtgccctggtccgggaggatcccacatgccgcggggtggctgggaccatgggccatggctgctgggcttgcacgtctggagcctgtgctccgcagcgggagaggcagcagcagtgagagacccgcgtaccgccaaaaaaaaacacaacaaaaaaaatgaaaaaaaggagaaaacaagccaaaaggaacagaataacaaagtataaagaataaaataaaattagaaaaataaaagattcattagaaaaatatatatataaatgaatcaacaacaacaaggtaaaacagaaccccaacctaaaagaagaaagaaaaaaaaggccttggctatgggggtggagtttaggcgggggtggaacttaggcaggggtggggtttagggtggggcaaGACCTAGGCTGGTGGCAGGGTGACTTTGAGCCTGTGGCGGGGCCTAGGCTCAGGGCCCATGcagctggaaaaggccttggGGGCGGTGCCTAGGTGGGGCGACATTCAAGCAAGgggtggggcctctgcttaggtcctgcgcagaaggggagaggcagaaCGCCCAAAGaggggcctctggagtgtggactTTCGGGGTTTGGCGGTAGGGCCcttgagtgagggtgtgtggatGGGGTTCAGGCCCAGCACGTTGGAGGGAGGGGGTCTCCGAGCatagaggtggggccctgggtgggggtgtaggcACGGGGCTTGAAGTCTGTATGGCTggagggaggctccgagggcagaggattaggcccaggagcccaataggctccctggtgcctaagtggacagggaaagacCTGGCTGCGTTCCGTCCCGTttctccgccccccacccccaccccaggcaagGGTCTCCCCCAAGGGTGTCCCCCATTGCCACCGCTAGACTCCTAACCATGGGTGGGTCCCTCTGgctgtaggaactcctcccctcccccagccgcccctcaggggtgccggtcccagaggtccggcctttacttttgttccccctcccctccctcccactccctcaggacccacgGCTGGAGGGGACcttggtgggcagaggatcaggccccagatctcagcaggctcctgggggcccaagtgggcaggggaagtgtggccatgctcccttttgatcctctgccctcccagtgctcccccaatttccccctttgggcgtgggatcccttcccctcccccagccgcccctcaggggcgCCATTCCCGtcccgcctccacttctcctcccccctcactcccccccATGCCCCATGTCCTACCTGGTCACTGTGgattcctcctgtccccttaggtgtccgtggtcccccactggtgcctggcaggtgccctagttgtgcgaACATGCGAATTCTGCATcctcctagtctgccatcttgactccgccgTCCTCTGCATTTTGGAGAGCCCTCAGAACTCATTTGGGAGgctcttttctatttctgccacTCCTTTGGGACTCTCATCCAGTTTCATGGGTTTACATATAAGCTGATGAAGACCATATAAGTGTCTCCAGTCTAGGCCTCTCTCCTGAACCCAGAATCCTGTCACATTCATCTCCTCACATCTCTACTCAGATGTCTAATAGGCATCTCCAATTTAACATGTTCAAAATCAACCCCCTGATTTTCCCCTAAAAAACCACTCTTTCACAGTGTTCCTCTCTTGGTTGACGGTAACTCTGTCCTTCTAGTTTATCATCAGAACAAAAGCCCtgcagtcattctttttttttttttttttttttttttttttttttttttttgcggtacgcgggcctctcactgttgtggcccctcccgttgcggagcgcaggctccggacgcgcaggcgcagcggccacggctcacgggcccagccgctccgcggcacgtgggatcctcccggaccggggcacgaacccgcgtcccctgcatcggcaggcggactctcaaccgctgcgccaccagagaagccctgcagTCATTCTTGACTCCACCATTGCTCTCATAAACAAATTCAATCTGTCGGCAAACTCTCAAACTGAACCTTCAAAACAtttccagaatctgaccactttcACCATTTCTGCTGCTGCAACCCTGGTCTCAGCCACTACTGCTAGTGCTGAGATTAGTACCATAGCCTCCTAACGAGCCTCTCTGTTCCCCACCCCTACCTCCCAACCAGTCTGTCCTCAATGCAGCATTAAAATGTTAGATCATGTCGGCCCGCTGCTCAGAACCTTCCGGGGGCCTGTAATTATCTCTCAGAGAAGACAAAGTCCATGTAATGGGGCACAAGGGCCTTTACAATATATCCTCCTCCCCTGTATTCTTAACTCTTTTCCCCCTCCTTTACTCTGCTCCGTTTACACCAgcttccttgctgttcctcaaacgTGGCAGGTGTGGTTGTATTTCAGTGTTGCGGAAGTCTTTCCTCTTGGCCTAGGATGCTCTTCCCGCATTTCTCCTCACGGATCATTCCTTCATCTCCTTCAAATgtttactcaaatgtcaccttttcatTAAGGGCCTCCCTGACCACACTATTTAAGATTTTCCTCCCCACTCCACTCTCCTAAGGTCTCATTCACTTCCTTCAATTTCTATCCAGCACTCGTCTCCttctaatatacatatacattacttATCCGTTTATAGTTGTTTTCCCACTGGTATGTGAACACCAGGAGCATGGGGATTCCTTTTTGGTGACTGTGTCAAAAACAATACCTGGTAAATAGTTAGAGCTTACTTAatacttgtggaatgaatgaatgagtcatttCATTGCTCATCATACACTCAAGCATCACAGAGATGGGAACCACATCTTTGTAATGACTGACCGACCAAGGGGAAGAACTAAGAATAGGTATTCAGTTCAATTGAAGGACTTAAGGCAGGAATGGATTtaattattctttccatttttttaattgaaatacttTTTCTCCTCAAATAAATTATATCTTCTGTTGCCAGACAGGGTTAactgtcttttcttcctttcttaaattTTCGCTCAGTCAAGAAAAGAGCAAACATAACAATAGGCAGAGTGTGCAAcaaaaaatatagttattaaaaaaacacttatcgggacttccctggtggtccagtggtaaagaatccaccttgcaatgcaggggatgcgggttcaatccctggtccaggaactaggatcccacgtgccgcgaggCAGCTAGGCtggcgtgccacgactactgagctcgcgtgcctcaactagagagcctgcgtgcagcaaactacagagcccacacactctggaaccCGCACGCCAtgactacagagcccatgcgccctggagcctgtgtgccacaactagagaagagaaaacccacccgcacgccacaactagagaaaagcctgcacaccgcaacaaagagcctgcataccacaacgaatgatcctgtgcgccgcaactaagacccaacacagtcgaaatttttttaaaaaaatcacttaccAACAGgccacaaatcaaaaataaagaggaaattcaAACCTTGAGAATATAAACATAGTTGCTCAATTCattaatgagatttttcctttccagAGAAAGGGTATAGAAACAGATATGActcagagggaaggaaaaatcAACAGATGTGTTGGTTTAACTGTGCGGTTTCTAAAATACACTCACTGAATGGGGGAGAAATTTGACCCTTCTGATAAGAAGACCTTAggttttttattaaataaagagcACTTCCTATTCACCTTTGAATTTATTTCTAGAGGAAATTTCAATGCTTGGAGAATTCCAGCAACTTGTTCCCCCAAAATGACAAGTTCACATTTtaattcccccccccccgccccggtacgcgggcctctcactgttgtggcctctcccgttgcggagcacaggctccggacacgcaggctcagcggccatggctcacgggcccagccgctccgcagcatgtgggatcttcccagaccggggctcgaacccgtgtccccctgcctcggcaggcggactctcaaccactgcgccaccagggaagccctaatcttttTAACGTATTTATATAAAAACTTATTTCACGTGAAAATTTAAAGAGGAAGTTGACTATGAAGCCAAAAGCCCACGTTCTTTTCTCAGAACACACGCACTCGGAAACTTTTCTGCCCCCTTGAAGCCCTCTCAGAGGAGGGCCAAGGACAGTCACAAAGGCTAGCAGGCGGAGAGGTCCACAATCACCACTGCTAGGGACGGACCTTACAGGGCTCATCTGTGGAGCATCCAGCTATTCATTAGTCATCCCCATGATGGGGCTGAGAGCAAAGTGAAGAGgactcagtgtgacagtgccggTAAGTTGGTGGTGGCAATGTCCATTACCAAAGGAGTACAACCTTACAAACATCAATCACTACCTTAGGAAATTCACTGTATCAGACCCAGTGATAGCTATGTCAGAGTACACGGGTTGCAGGGAAAGGTGGTTGTGAGAACACTTGATTAACTGAATCAAGATCAGTAAAGAAGAAACACACTCAGGACATCACGACATATTAATGGGAACATCATTCAAATTACACAAATTAATTGGTATATAGATCACTTTTCCAGAGCAGACTGTATGCAGAAGACCAGCTCTACCATATACAAGATATGCTTATCTGTTTATGAGGTATCCTTTTcccatcacagaagaatataacTAACAGCTATTGCCTTCCGATTACCTGACAATTATCTCTGGAGCTTTAGAAAGGAAACTGTTTCGCCAGGTAACATTTGTTAGGCAGGCAGATGGAAGTGTGGGGCAGagaacacatgtacacacacacacacacacacacacacacacacacacacacacacacacacacccctgtctCCCCACAAGGAAATGTATAAGCCACAGAACTATGAACAGTGACCATTCCATTCACATACTTAAATAAGAGTTTTGACTCAAGAGGCATAAAGATAGAATAACCAGACCCAGTTTATTCTTGTTATCTACCTTAATTATTAATACTAcagcacccacccacccccaagtaAAATGTGTTTCAGTTTTGACAATAAATTATACGGTGACCGTACCTAATGGCAACTACCATCTTTCTCATGGAACATTAAGCTTTGGTTGTGAAGCTTGCAAAATTAGTGCTGTAATTTTCCCATAAGGATATGCATGGTCATATTGGTTAAATCACCCTGCCTTTTCCCTTACAGAAAAGTCATGAATCTGGCAATGTTAACAAAATGAGGAGGGCTTTCAATAATGAAAGAATCAGCTGTGTTCCTCTATATTTTTTTGCATCTGCTATTTATACAGCTTGCCATGATCATTCCGGAACAATGGGGATTCTCTTGCTAGCCACCAGGGATTTTAAATGTCACCAATAGTTATGAGAAAACGTCTCAGAGTTTTATCTTATCTCTGGCTTACTAGACAAAAAGTAGAGTCAGGGATTTGAATCAGAAGCtatgtatttttaagttaataGTACAAAATACAAGGCCTTTTTTCCCTCAAAGTCCCCTCCCTACTACCAAGCCTAGAGTTAGGAATGGCATctccaaagaatgaaaaaaaccagTACCAAGAAGTCAACTGAAATCCAGGGTCTCCTCCCACACTTCCCTCCTTTATTCACCCAAAGAGCTGGTTCTTATTCCCAACTCAGTGGGAAGGTCAGTGGAGGAGCTATTGGAAGTGCGGTGAGTGAACAGTCAGTGTTCACCCAGGGCAGCAATTTGCAAGGCAACAGATCTACTCACCACACTCCAAGAGCAGCCCCCTGACCCAGGGGGCTGCCATGGGTTCCAGAGCCCTGGTCTCCCACTCCACACCGTCCCAGCATGTTCTGGGCACGTTTGTACATGTTCCTGCCCCTCGGGTAGCAACCCTCTCACGGTGTATCTCAAAGTTCAGTCCCATAGATGGCCTTATAACGTAAATACTCTTCTAAGCACTGCAGAACATTATCATCCACCTTTGGGTCAAACTTGTTCGCCAAGAGGTGATGATTCTGAAGAATCCAGTGCAGGTCCCCAGCCCCATAAATGCAGATAGCCCGCTGGTGGATTCCAGAGCAAGGTGCATAAGGTGCTCCCATACTGATATCTCCCTCGTGGATCTGCCATTTGACCAGCCTGGCAATGGAGGTCATGTCTGAGATGTGAAACTTGGAGTGGTAGGGGACAGAGCCAGGCATCCACGGTGCACGCTGAAGGGTGGCCCAGAGGTGTTCATCGGGGCTATAGGTGTCTTTTGCCCATTCGATCAGTTGTTGGGATTTGGGGTTCTCTAAGACATGTTGGACAAAGGCTCGAGAAGCCACAAAATAGGCATTCCCTGTGAACACAGGTAAGTTATCAGGGGGAGGGTCCTTCATCTTGCTGGTTAGGTGCAATGTGTCTGTCACCTCATAGTGGTATTTCCAGCGAGACTTTTTGTACTCCGTAGGTATCTCggactccatactgttcttcccATTCAACATCTTGAGGGCCAGGACCATCTCAGCATTGGTCTTTATAGGAAAATCTGTCCCACATGTATTCAGTAAGTATTTCCACGGCACCGAGCTCTGGAGTAAGTCTTCCATACAGTTCAGGTCAGCCTGCACCCTGGACCAGGAGGCGTAAACCACCCGGACCAACTTACTGGCCATGAAGACATTTGGGAAGCAGGAAATAATGGCCTTGACTGCCTCTTTGAAAGTTTCTGGGGACTTCTCATCCACATGGACGCAGTATATGTTCTGAGGGGCATACACAGCTCGCAGCAGCCGTTCAAAGTTTTCAATCTTCTCATGGACGACCACAGAGTATGCGATGGGGAAGTCTAACTCTTCTTTGCTCAGTGGGAAATGTATGAACTTCCTTTGGGACTTAAACTGCTCACAATCTCTGGTCATGTTGAGGTAATCGGTGTCTGTGAAAGGCTCCCGCTTCTTCTTGACCTCCAGATTGTCCAGGACAGCCTTGACGACTGCTTCCTGGTCCCCTCGGGTGACCCCAGAACAGTTGATGGATCTCTTTGCTGGCAGCTTCAGGGACTTGTACAAGATGTCCCTACAGCGCTGGCTTCGAAAGTCCCTGGATTCCAGATCCAGGGAATCTATGTCACATTTTAACCTGAGATAAAGTCTCAGAGCAACAATGGCCAGCAGCATATAGCAGCCCAGGGCCCACAGGTGATACCCACTGTGGAGTTTCTTCTTCCACCCAATCATCTTCATGGAATGGGAGATCGGTAGAGTTTGGgcacagagaaggaggaggaggatgaaatCCTTGGACAGAACAAAATGCCTTCAGTTACAAACTAACTGGAACATGCTCAAGGAACATCAAGTTCAACTCCAAAGTGATGGCAAAAAGAGGTTTCTTCTCTAGACAAATATCCTCAGTCAAGCCCTGCCTAGGAGCTTCATACACCCAGCTCACTGATGGAGGTCTATAACCTGACACTACAAACCAGCTGATCAGGATCTGGTCCACCTCCAcctcaggagagagaaagagaagcagagcTGAGTACCTGTTGCTGTAGAGGTATAATTAATAagagatcccatatgccgtggagcggctggaccccgtgagccatggcctctgagcctgcgcatctggagcctgtgctccgcaacgggagaggccacagcagtgagaggtctgcgtaccgaaaaaaaaaaaaaaaaaagaggaactcCCCAcccttcatttttccttctccccCGCCAAACCTTACCACCCTGTTTCTAACATAGCTCTTAACTGGGGGATAGAATTTCTGATCGGTCTAGAGAGAAAATCCATGAAATTCAAACTCTCAGCTTCAGTTCTAGAAATGTCCTTTTAAAAGGTAAAGTACACTTCTTGCTCTTATTTGACAGTTCATAGTTTAGGATGCTTTCACCACATATAATTCATTGGTTAGATGTGGCATCTAGCCACGCTTGAAAGAAAATGTTCTTAAACAAGTACAAAAGATTGGATGTAATTCCAAAAATACATTGTAATCATTCATACAGATAACTCTCAGTctatccaattttaaaatatatccacacagagacacacaaagCTATGCATATGCAATATTTAATGAGAACTTTCTTTGAGACAGATATTTACATTTTCCCATTGAATCTTCACAACATGCCTAAAACATAGTAATATTGGGCCtcttttatagagaggaaaatgGAAGCTAAATAACTTGCCAAATGTCATATACATTATAAGAAGCAAATCTGGGACTCTTCCATATTCCCTCTTCGCcccaatttttttgtgtgtgtgccatgTGTCTGTAAGCCTAATACTTGTTCCTCCAAACCACAGCTACGTTTTAAATACAATACAGGGTACTTAGAAACTACTAtgtaaaaaacagacaaacaacaaagtaaaaacaaaatactcATACAAGAACctgaaaataaacaacaaagtcctactctatagcacagggaactatattcaatatcctgtgataaaccataatggaaaagaatatgaaaaagtatgtatatctgaatcactaaGGGTACTTAGTACcaacaaagaaaaccagacagtataggggaaaagaaaaatccccaaaaggagaaaaagaggaacaaaatgtGAAATGTGACATATCCTTCCAGCAATAATTCTTTTCCCTCATCGCAATCTTGTTCAAAGCATAAGACTGTATCCTCTTTAGTAATAACTTAGAGAATCTAAGaggaagacaaaatgaaaagtaaactcTCACCTTTAATAGCTTCTTTCCTATTTAGGGAAGATCTTTTTCCCAAGGAAATATCTGTTGGGTTCCATGGAAGCAAATGTGAACACCACGTCTCTTCTTCTTTCAGcctctccaaaatatattttctaacattCATAGGCTGTCCAAGAAACTGTGTCAGGCTCCTTAATCTCTGCAAAGTAAAGGGCAGCAGGTGGCTCTGTCACTCACCTTCTGGCTTCCTGCTCTCAGATAAGAGAGCCACTCTCAAGAACAAGTCATTCAGGGAGGTGAGCCGGCAGGAAAAACATGCTGGCAATGCATAAGAAGGCAAGAAGCTTCCTGATCCAGAACAGCCCAGTCTGTACTCATGCTCTCCTGCCACAAAACCATTCATAAAAACTTGTCAATACTCATACAACTTGaaagcttttttcccccttaacaaGGAACTGTAGAAACACACAGGTATTCCCCTATCTTCTTTTGGTCTGGAGTTCAAATATCACTCCTCTTATGTGCCCTGAATACTCCCTGAATTTCACTGAAGAGGGAAGCAATTAAAATGACCTTCAAggattatttcttttgttgttttactttaaaGGAAAAGTCTGTGAAAAACAGACTTTGCTCTTCCATGGCAACTGctcaaaaaaaaattcatttgccTGTCTTCCCATGACTGTTAATCATTTGTAGGTTGGAGAAATATCCTCGGGGCTCCAAATTGTAGATCTCCATCGCTAATGTCTGTGAGTCTAGGGTTCCTGGCAATCTGAACAGGCTAGCACTAAGGGTGGTTGGACTTCAGTGAGAGCCCCATGGGTGGTTTTGGCAATACAGTGTGAAAAGTTACTTCTTCAAAACTGCTGACGTTGTTTGTCACTGTTTGCCTCTCCCCATCACCCCCAAAACACCCCTCCAAATACGCAGCATTCTGGCCAAATATTTGaaataacaaatttaataatTTCACATGAAGAACTTAACCAGGTATCAAGGTAAGTAGATAACGGAAAGCAGGGGGAGGGGTAGATGATGCTAAATTATTAAGGAAGTAACAACTGCTGGAAGTAACTACCACCCCTAGgctggagaaaggaggaaaatattGGGGGATTATTGAGAATTTGGTAAGAGGGATGCCAACAAGCGGCAACTCAGACCTCTGGTTGGTGCTGGGGTCTCTGAGCTCAGAGGAGGGCCTCCTAGGCTGAGATCCAGACCTCTCCTGAGGTGCCTGGTGTCTCTGTGCTCCGTTACTGTAAACTAGATTCAGTGCAGCTACATAAAGGAACCACCACTGCAAAGGAAAAGGGTGTTGACATAGTGACGCTCACAGAAGCAGGAAATACGTACAAAGCCAACAGGAAGTCCCGCCTCCAGGCTGCCTTCCTCCAACGCCCCCTATTGGCAGAGCCTAATAGGTGGCAGCTGGCAAAGCACAAACGTGATTTGTAGACTTCCCTCATCCAGCATCACAAAGCTGAGTCCAGGAGGGCGGGCTTCATCTGAAGACAGCAGCTTAATAACAAAGATGAGTTAGTGTTGCCTTCCTCCTGCAAGAACTGTTTATGCAGCCCCCAATAAAGCACCGGGAATTtaggtcttttcttcttttcgGACCTCCTCTGCCTGTTTCTGACTGTAGATGAAGACAGACCAATGGCATGGAGCCATATGGAGTCATGTGCGCCTGCTCTTTTATTGGCCCCTCTCCACCGGCTCTGTCTTCTGTCAGCTTTGGTCACTCCAAGGCAAAAATGATTAAAGGAGAAACACTTGCTCCAGTATCGAAATCTAGCAAAATCTTTCCAATTTGTTTATATCTTACTTCTCTTTGGTGGCCACCTCAAAGTCCTACCTTCTTTcccataaaaaaaatcaaagaatctctcaatagagagaaaatattttaaatatttgatttttaaggtAACCAAAACAGGTATCcacttttatttgctaaatataTGCTAATGTAACATTAACAAATTGTGGATATATTTTGTTAAGATAATCtgtgtgggtttccctggtggcgcagtggttgggagtccgcctgtcattgcaggggacacaggttcgtgccccgttccgggaagatcccacatgccgtggagcggctgggcccgtgagccatggccgctgagcctgcgcgtccggagcctgtgctccacaacgcgagaggccgcaacagtgagaggcccgcgtaccgcaaaaaaaaagataatctacgtATGAGTAACACCAAGTGGCTAGTAGTTATGGGCACACCTGGGCTTTGGCAGGAGAGAGCTAGGTCTGAATCCTGGCCCTgctactttctagctgtgtgaccatgggcaaattCTGTAAACCCTCTGTGCTTCAGTGATTTCCTTGGTATAACTGGGGCTAATACTAATAGCTATTTTATAGGATTGCTGCGAAGATTAAACAAGATAACACATATGGGAGACTTGACTTAAAACCTGGCATATGCAGGCCCTGGGTGAAGGTTACTGTTAAGTAGTCTCCAGTACCAGATCACAGAATAGCTCAAGGAGGGTACAAATAGTGTTCTTTAACTCTGGATCAAGGAAAAGTATTGATGCTGGTGATGTGGGTAGATCGGGGAAGAGACCCGGAATTgtcccc
Protein-coding regions in this window:
- the GCNT3 gene encoding beta-1,3-galactosyl-O-glycosyl-glycoprotein beta-1,6-N-acetylglucosaminyltransferase 3; protein product: MKMIGWKKKLHSGYHLWALGCYMLLAIVALRLYLRLKCDIDSLDLESRDFRSQRCRDILYKSLKLPAKRSINCSGVTRGDQEAVVKAVLDNLEVKKKREPFTDTDYLNMTRDCEQFKSQRKFIHFPLSKEELDFPIAYSVVVHEKIENFERLLRAVYAPQNIYCVHVDEKSPETFKEAVKAIISCFPNVFMASKLVRVVYASWSRVQADLNCMEDLLQSSVPWKYLLNTCGTDFPIKTNAEMVLALKMLNGKNSMESEIPTEYKKSRWKYHYEVTDTLHLTSKMKDPPPDNLPVFTGNAYFVASRAFVQHVLENPKSQQLIEWAKDTYSPDEHLWATLQRAPWMPGSVPYHSKFHISDMTSIARLVKWQIHEGDISMGAPYAPCSGIHQRAICIYGAGDLHWILQNHHLLANKFDPKVDDNVLQCLEEYLRYKAIYGTEL